A genomic window from Streptomyces sp. 846.5 includes:
- the rplE gene encoding 50S ribosomal protein L5, which yields MTDTSVEKVTPRLKERYRSEIKGQLQEQFSYENVMLIPGLVKVVVNMGVGDAARDSKLIDGAVKDLTAITGQKPTVTKARKSIAQFKLREGQPIGTHVTLRGDRMWEFLDRLVSLALPRIRDFRGLSPKQFDGKGNYTFGLTEQVMFHEIDQDKVDRQRGMDITVVTTAQTDDEGRALLRALGFPFKEN from the coding sequence ATGACCGACACCTCTGTTGAGAAGGTGACCCCCCGTCTCAAGGAGCGCTACCGCTCCGAGATCAAGGGTCAGCTGCAGGAGCAGTTCTCGTACGAGAACGTCATGCTGATCCCCGGCCTGGTCAAGGTCGTGGTCAACATGGGTGTGGGCGACGCCGCCCGCGACTCCAAGCTGATCGACGGCGCGGTCAAGGACCTCACCGCGATCACCGGCCAGAAGCCGACCGTGACCAAGGCCCGCAAGTCCATCGCGCAGTTCAAGCTGCGTGAGGGCCAGCCGATCGGTACCCACGTCACCCTTCGCGGGGACCGCATGTGGGAGTTCCTGGACCGTCTGGTGTCGCTGGCGCTCCCGCGCATCCGTGACTTCCGCGGTCTGTCGCCGAAGCAGTTCGACGGCAAGGGCAACTACACCTTCGGTCTGACCGAGCAGGTCATGTTCCACGAGATCGACCAGGACAAGGTCGACCGGCAGCGGGGCATGGACATCACGGTGGTCACCACTGCCCAGACCGACGACGAGGGCCGGGCGCTGCTGCGTGCCCTTGGCTTCCCGTTCAAGGAGAACTGA
- the rplN gene encoding 50S ribosomal protein L14: protein MIQQESRLRVADNTGAKEILCIRVLGGSGRRYAGIGDVIVATVKDAIPGGNVKKGDVVKAVIVRTVKERRRPDGSYIRFDENAAVILKNTDGDPRGTRIFGPVGRELRDKKFMKIISLAPEVL from the coding sequence GTGATCCAGCAGGAGTCGCGACTGCGTGTCGCCGACAACACTGGTGCGAAGGAGATCCTTTGCATCCGTGTTCTCGGTGGCTCCGGCCGACGCTACGCGGGTATCGGTGACGTCATCGTCGCCACCGTCAAGGACGCGATCCCCGGTGGCAACGTGAAGAAGGGCGATGTGGTCAAGGCCGTCATCGTCCGCACCGTGAAGGAGCGCCGTCGTCCCGACGGTTCCTACATCCGTTTCGACGAGAACGCCGCCGTCATCCTCAAGAACACCGATGGTGACCCGCGCGGCACGCGCATCTTCGGCCCGGTGGGCCGCGAGCTGCGCGACAAGAAGTTCATGAAGATCATCTCGCTTGCGCCGGAGGTGCTCTAA
- the rplX gene encoding 50S ribosomal protein L24 — MKIKKGDLVQVITGKDKGKQGKVIQAIPTENRVLVEGVNRVKKHTKVGQTARGAQTGGIVTTEAPIHVSNVQLVVEKDGKKVVTRVGYRFDDEGNKIRVAKRTGEDI; from the coding sequence ATGAAGATCAAGAAGGGTGACCTGGTCCAGGTCATCACCGGCAAGGACAAGGGCAAGCAGGGGAAGGTCATTCAGGCCATCCCCACCGAGAACCGCGTCCTGGTCGAGGGTGTCAACCGGGTCAAGAAGCACACCAAGGTCGGCCAGACCGCCCGTGGTGCCCAGACCGGCGGCATCGTGACCACTGAGGCCCCGATCCACGTGAGCAACGTTCAGCTCGTCGTGGAGAAGGACGGCAAGAAGGTCGTCACCCGCGTCGGTTACCGCTTCGATGACGAGGGCAACAAGATCCGCGTTGCCAAGCGAACCGGTGAGGACATCTGA
- the rpmC gene encoding 50S ribosomal protein L29 produces the protein MMATTTAAELRELDNEGLVAKLREAKEELFNLRFQAATGQLDNHGRLKLVRKDIARIYTLMRERELGIETVESA, from the coding sequence CTGATGGCCACCACCACGGCTGCAGAGCTTCGCGAGCTGGACAACGAGGGTCTCGTTGCCAAGCTCCGTGAGGCCAAGGAGGAGCTGTTCAACCTCCGCTTCCAGGCGGCGACCGGGCAGCTCGACAACCACGGACGGCTCAAGCTCGTCCGCAAGGACATCGCGCGGATCTACACCCTGATGCGTGAGCGCGAGCTGGGCATCGAGACGGTGGAGAGCGCCTGA
- the rpsH gene encoding 30S ribosomal protein S8, producing the protein MTMTDPIADMLTRLRNANSAYHDTVVMPHSKIKTHIAEILQQEGYITGWKVEEPKEGEVGKKLTVDLKFGPNRERSIAGIKRISKPGLRVYTKSTAMPKVLGGLGVAIISTSAGLLTGQQAAKKGVGGEVLAYVW; encoded by the coding sequence ATGACCATGACCGACCCGATCGCAGACATGCTGACGCGTCTGCGAAACGCGAACTCGGCCTACCACGACACTGTCGTGATGCCCCACAGCAAGATCAAGACTCACATCGCCGAGATCCTCCAGCAGGAGGGCTACATCACGGGATGGAAGGTTGAGGAGCCCAAGGAGGGCGAGGTCGGCAAGAAGCTGACCGTCGACCTCAAGTTCGGCCCCAACCGCGAGCGCTCGATCGCGGGCATCAAGCGGATCTCCAAGCCGGGTCTGCGGGTCTACACCAAGTCCACCGCTATGCCGAAGGTGCTCGGCGGCCTGGGAGTGGCGATCATCTCCACTTCCGCGGGTCTGCTCACCGGACAGCAGGCAGCCAAGAAGGGCGTGGGTGGGGAAGTCCTCGCCTACGTCTGGTAA
- a CDS encoding type Z 30S ribosomal protein S14 → MAKKSLIAKAERKPKFGVRGYTRCQRCGRPHSVYRKFGLCRVCLREMAHRGELPGVTKSSW, encoded by the coding sequence ATGGCGAAGAAGTCCCTCATCGCGAAGGCGGAGCGCAAGCCGAAGTTCGGCGTCCGGGGTTACACCCGCTGCCAGCGCTGCGGTCGCCCGCACTCCGTGTACCGCAAGTTCGGCCTCTGCCGCGTGTGCCTTCGTGAGATGGCTCACCGCGGCGAGCTGCCGGGCGTCACCAAGAGCTCCTGGTAG
- the rplO gene encoding 50S ribosomal protein L15 — MAEQNPLKIHNLRPAPGAKTAKTRVGRGEASKGKTAGRGTKGTKARYQVPARFEGGQMPLHMRLPKLKGFKNPFRVEFQVVNLDKLGALYPEGGEVTVEDLVAKGAVRKNSLVKVLGTGEITVALQVSVDAVSGSAAEKITAAGGSVTELI; from the coding sequence ATGGCGGAGCAGAACCCGCTGAAGATCCACAACCTGCGTCCCGCCCCGGGTGCCAAGACCGCCAAGACCCGTGTCGGTCGTGGTGAGGCATCCAAGGGTAAGACCGCTGGTCGTGGTACCAAGGGCACCAAGGCGCGTTACCAGGTGCCGGCGCGTTTCGAGGGTGGCCAGATGCCCCTTCACATGCGCCTGCCGAAGCTCAAGGGCTTCAAGAACCCGTTCCGGGTGGAGTTCCAGGTGGTGAACCTGGACAAGCTCGGTGCGCTCTACCCCGAGGGTGGCGAGGTCACCGTCGAGGACCTGGTCGCCAAGGGCGCGGTTCGCAAGAACTCGCTCGTCAAGGTGCTCGGCACCGGTGAGATCACCGTCGCGCTGCAGGTTTCGGTTGACGCCGTCTCCGGCTCCGCCGCGGAGAAGATCACCGCTGCGGGCGGTTCGGTGACCGAGCTCATCTGA
- the rpmD gene encoding 50S ribosomal protein L30: MARLKITQTKSYIGSKQNHRDTLRSLGLKRMHDVVVKEDRPEIRGMAQTVRHLVTVEEVD, encoded by the coding sequence ATGGCTCGCCTGAAGATCACCCAGACCAAGTCCTACATCGGCAGCAAGCAGAACCACCGTGACACCCTGCGTTCGCTTGGTCTCAAGCGCATGCACGACGTGGTCGTGAAGGAGGACCGTCCCGAGATCCGCGGGATGGCCCAGACCGTCCGCCACCTCGTCACGGTCGAGGAGGTGGACTAA
- the rplP gene encoding 50S ribosomal protein L16 — MLIPRRVKHRKQHHPKRRGMAKGGTELAFGEYGLQAVSPAYVTNRQIESARISITRHIKRGGKVWINIYPDRPLTKKPAETRMGSGKGSPEWWIANVHPGRVMFELSYPNEKIAREALTRAAHKLPMKCRIVRREAGES, encoded by the coding sequence ATGCTGATCCCTCGCAGGGTCAAGCACCGCAAGCAGCACCACCCCAAGCGGCGTGGCATGGCTAAGGGCGGTACCGAGCTGGCGTTCGGCGAGTACGGCCTGCAGGCCGTCTCCCCGGCGTACGTGACGAACCGGCAGATCGAGTCCGCTCGTATCTCCATCACTCGTCACATCAAGCGTGGCGGCAAGGTCTGGATCAACATCTACCCGGACCGTCCCCTCACCAAGAAGCCCGCCGAGACCCGCATGGGTTCCGGCAAGGGCTCGCCGGAGTGGTGGATCGCCAACGTGCACCCCGGACGCGTGATGTTCGAGTTGTCGTACCCGAACGAGAAGATTGCCCGCGAGGCGCTCACCCGCGCCGCGCACAAGCTTCCGATGAAGTGCCGGATTGTCCGGCGCGAGGCAGGTGAGAGCTGA
- the rplF gene encoding 50S ribosomal protein L6 has protein sequence MSRIGRLPIPVPAGVDVTIDGRTVSVKGPKGSLAHTVAAPIDIAKGEDGTLLVTRPNDERQSKALHGLTRTLVANMITGVTAGYRKSLEISGVGYRVAAKGSSMEFALGYSHPILIEAPEGIAFVVESPTKFHVDGIDKQQVGEVAAKIRKLRKPDPYKAKGVKYAGEVIRRKVGKSGK, from the coding sequence ATGTCTCGCATTGGACGGCTGCCCATCCCGGTTCCCGCCGGCGTGGACGTCACCATCGATGGCCGCACGGTCTCGGTCAAGGGCCCCAAGGGTTCCCTTGCCCACACCGTTGCCGCGCCGATCGACATCGCCAAGGGTGAGGACGGCACTCTGCTCGTCACCCGCCCCAACGACGAGCGTCAGTCCAAGGCCCTGCACGGCCTGACTCGCACGCTGGTGGCGAACATGATCACCGGCGTGACCGCGGGCTACCGCAAGTCGCTCGAGATCAGCGGCGTCGGCTACCGAGTCGCAGCGAAGGGCTCCTCCATGGAGTTCGCGCTCGGCTACAGCCACCCCATCCTGATCGAGGCCCCCGAAGGCATCGCCTTCGTCGTCGAGTCGCCCACCAAGTTCCACGTGGACGGCATCGACAAGCAGCAGGTCGGTGAGGTCGCGGCCAAGATCCGCAAGCTGCGCAAGCCCGACCCGTACAAGGCCAAGGGTGTCAAGTACGCCGGCGAGGTCATCCGCCGCAAGGTCGGAAAGAGTGGTAAGTAA
- the rplR gene encoding 50S ribosomal protein L18, which translates to MSLSVKIGKGNAYKAAARKRRAIRVRKRVSGTPVRPRLVVSRSNRHILAQVIDDLAGHTLASASTLDVSIKGVDGDKTEQAKKVGALVAERAKAAGIESVVFDRAGNQYAGRIAALADAARESGLDF; encoded by the coding sequence ATGAGCCTCAGTGTGAAGATCGGCAAGGGCAACGCCTACAAGGCCGCCGCCCGCAAGCGCCGCGCCATCCGCGTCCGCAAGCGCGTCTCCGGTACGCCGGTGCGTCCGCGCCTGGTCGTGTCCCGGTCCAACCGCCACATTCTGGCGCAGGTGATCGACGACCTCGCGGGCCACACGCTGGCTTCGGCGTCCACCCTCGACGTGTCCATCAAGGGCGTCGACGGTGACAAGACCGAGCAGGCCAAGAAGGTCGGAGCCCTGGTCGCCGAGCGCGCCAAGGCCGCCGGCATCGAGTCGGTCGTCTTTGACCGCGCGGGCAACCAGTACGCCGGGCGCATCGCCGCCCTGGCGGACGCCGCCCGTGAGTCCGGGCTCGACTTCTGA
- the rpsQ gene encoding 30S ribosomal protein S17 — MTDTENTTEARGFRKTREGLVVSDKMDKTVVVAVEDRVKHALYGKVIRRTNKLKAHDEANAAGIGDRVLLMETRPLSATKRWRVVEILEKAK; from the coding sequence ATGACTGACACTGAGAACACGACCGAAGCACGCGGATTCCGTAAGACCCGTGAGGGTCTGGTCGTCAGCGACAAGATGGACAAGACCGTCGTCGTCGCCGTCGAGGACCGCGTCAAGCACGCGCTGTACGGCAAGGTCATCCGCCGTACGAACAAGCTGAAGGCGCACGACGAGGCCAACGCCGCGGGTATCGGCGACCGCGTTCTCCTCATGGAGACCCGGCCGCTGTCCGCGACGAAGCGCTGGCGCGTCGTCGAGATCCTCGAGAAGGCCAAGTAG
- the rpsE gene encoding 30S ribosomal protein S5, giving the protein MAGPQRRGSGAGGGTGGGERRDRKRDGRDGAPVVEKTAYVERVVAINRVAKVVKGGRRFSFTALVVVGDGDGTVGVGYGKAKEVPAAIAKGVEEAKKNFFKVPRIQGTIPHPIQGEKAAGVVLLKPASPGTGVIAGGPVRAVLECAGVHDILSKSLGSDNAINIVHATVAALKGLSRPEEIAARRGLPLEDVAPAALLRARAAGQGAA; this is encoded by the coding sequence ATGGCTGGACCCCAGCGCCGCGGTAGCGGCGCCGGCGGCGGCACCGGCGGTGGCGAGCGGCGTGACCGTAAGCGGGATGGTCGTGACGGCGCTCCCGTCGTCGAGAAGACCGCGTACGTCGAGCGTGTTGTCGCGATCAACCGTGTCGCCAAGGTAGTCAAGGGTGGTCGTCGCTTCAGCTTCACCGCGCTGGTCGTGGTCGGCGATGGTGACGGCACCGTAGGTGTCGGTTACGGCAAGGCCAAGGAAGTTCCCGCGGCCATTGCCAAGGGTGTCGAGGAAGCGAAGAAGAACTTCTTCAAGGTTCCCCGCATCCAGGGCACCATCCCCCACCCGATCCAGGGTGAGAAGGCGGCGGGCGTCGTCCTGCTCAAGCCGGCTTCGCCGGGTACCGGCGTCATCGCCGGTGGTCCCGTGCGCGCCGTGCTCGAGTGCGCCGGCGTTCACGACATCCTGTCGAAGTCCCTGGGCTCCGACAACGCCATCAACATCGTGCACGCCACGGTCGCCGCTCTGAAGGGCCTCTCGCGCCCCGAGGAGATCGCGGCCCGTCGTGGCCTGCCGCTGGAGGACGTCGCTCCCGCAGCCCTGCTGCGTGCGCGTGCGGCTGGGCAGGGGGCTGCGTAA